The following coding sequences are from one Bradyrhizobium sp. WSM471 window:
- a CDS encoding helicase-related protein, translating into MAVQRFSSRRTPLHEVLSERLKRAKRYDRIAGYFRSSLLDVVGEELAALDEIRVVCNGELDPADVAAAKVAKAAKEGNDAVAKTLVSLWQGTEDSVDAHLKRDRYEKLHDLLASGRLKVRILPRGGSVFVHGKAGVVYFADGTTTAFVGSMNDSVSGLRDSYEILWEDEDPEATEWVRDEFEYFWNHPNAIDLPDAVIKHVGAIAKRSEYRSIEEAREAETGLVPPAAILADRPVYKGGQILRAWQKRFVQTCVDDWKIYGKARFIIADDVGLGKTLSMAAAAIVLSILSSKPVLILAPATLTWQWQDEIMDMLGVPSAVWSSSDKQWIDPKGFPLTIKGDRDQVDRCPMRIGIVSTGLIINGDEEGERGILSKKSFGVLILDEGHKARANRRGESLDAESYNALMTFMRHMAAAADNVIVGTATPIQLQAVELWDLVSMIAQGAAHVLGLSPSPWAKPESIEYLTGRRPWPTEPDAQWELLKNPLPPAGEGGVFREIRTARRLAPGEVRGPRFEVLPPSLRSTIGRSFQSLVERANPIFRRVVRRSRRMLEQRGLLKAIAVEVHPSHKDELPSELFSGQGLSMGFAFEQAYTKALEFCELYASARPRAGFMKTILLRRIGSSVQAGLNTAAALLRSGEPSSLDGDTTDDLFKEDRAKIPLTSAERAVLEEVQRNLEIVKHGAEQDPKLSVILHYLRNMRWLETHGSIIFSQYFDTAEWVATSLAAEFPKEPIGLYAGHGNSFVYQAGQRIYAERELIKEKVKNDDIRLLVATDAACEGLNLQRLGSQMNVDMPWNPSRIEQRKGRIQRIGQLRDVIHVVNMRYAGTVEDDVYSVLSERLGDIFAVLGQLPDSFEDAWVEAVLKDREAVRYFPQRVETISSPMEKRYWNDVADDAGLDWEFTEKVLSAHDIEAHMRQGWR; encoded by the coding sequence ATGGCGGTGCAGCGATTCTCTTCCCGTCGCACGCCGCTACATGAGGTCCTTTCGGAGCGCCTCAAGCGGGCGAAGCGGTACGACCGCATCGCCGGTTATTTCAGGTCCTCCCTCCTTGACGTGGTCGGCGAGGAACTGGCCGCGCTCGATGAGATCAGGGTCGTCTGCAACGGCGAACTTGACCCGGCCGACGTGGCAGCGGCGAAGGTGGCCAAGGCCGCCAAGGAAGGCAACGACGCCGTCGCCAAGACCTTGGTCTCGCTGTGGCAGGGCACCGAGGACTCTGTCGATGCTCATCTGAAGCGAGATCGTTACGAAAAGCTCCACGATCTTTTGGCTTCCGGACGGCTGAAGGTCCGGATCCTGCCGCGGGGTGGGTCGGTCTTCGTGCATGGGAAGGCCGGCGTCGTCTACTTCGCCGACGGCACCACGACCGCCTTCGTCGGCAGCATGAACGACAGCGTGTCGGGGCTCCGGGACTCCTACGAAATTCTCTGGGAGGACGAGGATCCGGAAGCGACCGAATGGGTTCGAGACGAGTTCGAGTATTTCTGGAACCACCCTAATGCAATCGATCTTCCCGATGCCGTGATCAAACATGTCGGGGCGATCGCGAAGCGTTCCGAATATCGTTCCATCGAGGAGGCCCGCGAGGCCGAGACCGGTCTGGTGCCGCCGGCCGCCATCTTGGCCGACCGACCGGTCTACAAAGGCGGCCAGATACTCCGCGCTTGGCAGAAGCGGTTCGTACAGACCTGCGTCGACGATTGGAAGATCTACGGTAAGGCCCGCTTCATCATCGCAGACGACGTGGGGCTCGGCAAAACGCTGTCCATGGCTGCGGCGGCCATCGTCCTCTCCATCTTGTCGAGCAAGCCTGTCCTGATCTTGGCGCCGGCGACGCTGACCTGGCAGTGGCAGGACGAGATCATGGACATGCTCGGCGTCCCGTCCGCCGTATGGTCGTCCAGCGACAAACAATGGATTGATCCGAAGGGATTCCCGCTGACGATCAAGGGCGATCGCGATCAAGTGGACCGCTGTCCAATGCGCATCGGCATCGTCTCGACTGGTCTGATCATCAACGGCGACGAGGAAGGTGAGCGCGGAATACTGTCCAAAAAATCGTTCGGCGTGCTGATCCTGGACGAAGGACATAAGGCCAGAGCCAATCGTCGAGGCGAAAGCCTGGATGCGGAGAGCTACAATGCCCTCATGACTTTCATGCGCCACATGGCGGCTGCAGCGGACAATGTCATCGTCGGCACCGCCACTCCCATTCAACTTCAGGCAGTCGAGCTGTGGGATCTGGTCAGCATGATCGCGCAGGGCGCGGCCCATGTGCTTGGTCTCAGCCCTTCCCCTTGGGCTAAGCCGGAATCCATTGAGTACCTCACTGGGCGCCGGCCATGGCCGACCGAGCCCGACGCCCAATGGGAGCTTCTGAAAAATCCGCTGCCACCTGCGGGGGAGGGGGGCGTATTCCGCGAGATCCGGACTGCCCGTCGGCTGGCGCCCGGCGAGGTCAGGGGACCGCGCTTTGAGGTGTTGCCGCCCAGCCTGCGGAGCACAATTGGTCGCAGCTTCCAGAGCCTGGTCGAACGCGCCAATCCGATATTTCGTCGGGTCGTCCGGCGCTCGCGCCGGATGCTGGAACAGCGCGGGTTGCTCAAGGCGATCGCTGTCGAGGTCCATCCGTCCCACAAGGACGAGCTTCCCAGCGAGCTTTTCTCCGGGCAGGGGCTCTCGATGGGCTTTGCCTTCGAGCAGGCCTATACGAAGGCGTTGGAGTTTTGTGAGCTCTACGCCAGCGCGCGGCCGCGGGCCGGTTTCATGAAGACGATTTTGTTGAGGCGCATCGGGTCGTCCGTGCAGGCGGGCTTGAACACCGCGGCCGCGCTTCTGCGATCGGGCGAACCGTCTTCCTTGGATGGCGACACCACCGACGACCTCTTCAAGGAGGACCGCGCCAAGATCCCCCTGACGTCGGCGGAAAGGGCGGTTCTGGAGGAAGTTCAGAGAAATCTTGAGATCGTCAAGCACGGGGCGGAGCAGGACCCCAAGCTGTCCGTAATCCTACACTACCTCCGGAACATGCGTTGGTTGGAGACGCATGGTTCCATCATCTTCAGTCAGTATTTCGACACGGCAGAATGGGTGGCGACCTCCTTAGCAGCCGAGTTCCCGAAGGAGCCGATCGGCCTCTATGCCGGCCACGGCAACTCGTTCGTCTACCAGGCGGGGCAGCGCATCTACGCGGAGCGCGAGCTCATCAAGGAGAAGGTCAAGAACGACGATATTCGGCTGCTGGTCGCCACCGACGCCGCTTGCGAGGGGCTCAATCTGCAGCGGCTCGGGAGCCAGATGAACGTCGACATGCCATGGAATCCGTCCCGCATCGAGCAGCGAAAGGGGCGCATCCAGCGCATCGGCCAGTTGCGGGACGTCATCCATGTCGTGAACATGCGCTACGCCGGCACGGTCGAGGACGACGTGTATTCCGTTCTGTCGGAACGGTTGGGCGATATCTTCGCCGTGCTGGGCCAATTGCCCGATTCATTCGAAGACGCCTGGGTGGAGGCCGTTCTCAAGGACCGTGAAGCCGTCCGCTATTTCCCGCAACGGGTCGAGACGATCAGCTCTCCGATGGAGAAGCGCTACTGGAACGACGTGGCCGACGACGCCGGCCTCGACTGGGAGTTCACGGAAAAGGTGCTCTCGGCTCACGACATCGAAGCGCACATGCGTCAGGGATGGCGGTAG
- a CDS encoding Mov34/MPN/PAD-1 family protein, with protein MEFEIGASGQSLRLDASVIRHFDRNRQMRPWHREAGGLLFARFDLPLIDVVEATGPRRGDRRGRYSYSPDIQAERLEIEERFRRDLHFVGCWHTHPEHRASPSQVDIRNTAECVRRSNHGLGGFVMIIVGRVSIRDGLFVSVCDGEAVHRLAASKVAGPYPPAGAPLVCPARLR; from the coding sequence ATGGAGTTCGAGATCGGTGCTTCCGGGCAGTCGCTGCGGCTGGATGCTTCCGTGATCCGACATTTCGACCGTAACCGCCAAATGCGACCATGGCACCGGGAAGCCGGTGGACTCCTGTTCGCACGCTTCGATCTTCCGCTCATCGACGTCGTCGAGGCTACGGGCCCCCGCCGGGGCGACCGGAGGGGCCGATACTCCTATTCGCCCGATATCCAGGCCGAGCGACTGGAAATCGAGGAGAGATTCCGACGTGACCTGCATTTTGTTGGCTGCTGGCATACCCACCCCGAACACCGCGCGTCGCCGTCGCAGGTCGACATCAGGAACACGGCCGAGTGCGTGCGACGCTCCAATCATGGTCTCGGGGGGTTTGTCATGATCATCGTCGGTCGAGTTTCGATCCGCGACGGCCTGTTCGTGTCCGTGTGTGACGGCGAAGCAGTTCACCGGTTGGCTGCGTCAAAAGTTGCCGGCCCTTATCCGCCCGCTGGCGCGCCCCTCGTCTGTCCTGCACGACTGAGGTGA
- a CDS encoding ThiF family adenylyltransferase, with protein MPEGLKALPDRFNSALNEVEARWWACGERAERLSAAQLSTYRGHGAVAGWRHHIEFPDRVRRLDVLVTAGFPFVPARVALVDRPGFLTWPHVERDGLLCVLPSHATVSVDDPFGAVVGLLNMAREMIGRFGEVGAVEAEFRAEFLSYWSNSAENLDPPLLSVLDPAPPSRVIKVWEGRKRIVIGDQAGQLDAWLANLDPAMSSFERRLHDGIFVWLDEVPLPSEYPRTAKDIYALVAEHGLSDDLDRLACAGRDRIFVALGAATENGPAIVASVVKRPRISRNSDPITRGFRPSRMPAQILNARLFGAALVGKALVDRADGSWIHGRGHDERFAKLRNATVAVLGCGSVGAPVAVNLARAGVGKLILVDQQKIEAANIGRHPLGVRSINGRKAVELAQRIRTDLPHMQVEAHFAAVQRLLLENDGLLGGVDLIVSALGDWPSESMLDEWHVVGGMKFPVVYGWTEPHAVAGHAVIVSSATTGRLRDGVNSTGEPYLMAAEWDQEPRMYEPACGAAFTPYGPVELGSVITLIGKAALDCLLGGIGDARGTHRIWLGDGEQLAAAGGRWSPAIQQIAPHALEGNTVVKRKWGQPLEAAVRAA; from the coding sequence ATGCCTGAGGGCCTCAAAGCTCTCCCCGACCGGTTCAACTCGGCCCTCAATGAGGTCGAGGCCCGGTGGTGGGCGTGCGGCGAGCGAGCCGAGAGGCTGTCGGCAGCGCAGTTGTCGACGTATCGCGGCCACGGTGCTGTAGCCGGTTGGCGACATCATATCGAATTTCCTGATCGAGTACGTCGGCTCGACGTGTTGGTTACCGCTGGCTTTCCTTTCGTGCCCGCCCGCGTCGCACTCGTCGATCGGCCCGGCTTTCTGACCTGGCCTCACGTCGAGAGGGACGGTCTGTTGTGCGTGCTGCCGAGCCACGCGACGGTTAGCGTAGATGACCCCTTCGGAGCTGTCGTGGGGTTGCTCAACATGGCGCGCGAGATGATTGGCAGGTTTGGCGAGGTCGGTGCTGTGGAGGCCGAGTTCAGAGCGGAATTCCTGTCCTACTGGTCGAACTCCGCGGAAAACTTGGATCCGCCCCTACTGTCCGTGCTCGACCCCGCGCCGCCGTCGAGGGTGATCAAGGTCTGGGAGGGCCGCAAGCGGATCGTCATCGGCGACCAGGCTGGTCAGCTCGATGCTTGGCTGGCAAATCTCGACCCGGCCATGTCCTCCTTTGAGCGCCGCCTGCATGATGGCATCTTCGTTTGGCTCGACGAAGTGCCGCTTCCCTCCGAGTATCCTCGGACCGCAAAGGATATCTATGCGCTCGTCGCCGAGCATGGCCTCTCGGACGATCTCGACAGGCTGGCGTGCGCGGGGCGCGACCGGATCTTCGTCGCCCTCGGTGCAGCAACTGAAAACGGACCAGCGATCGTTGCCTCCGTGGTCAAGCGGCCGCGGATATCCCGGAATAGCGATCCGATTACTCGGGGCTTCCGACCTTCCCGGATGCCGGCGCAAATTCTCAACGCGCGCCTGTTCGGGGCGGCCCTGGTTGGCAAGGCTCTCGTCGATCGCGCCGATGGGTCATGGATCCACGGACGCGGCCATGACGAGCGTTTCGCCAAGCTGCGGAACGCGACGGTTGCCGTCTTAGGCTGCGGCTCCGTCGGGGCGCCCGTCGCCGTCAACCTAGCCCGCGCCGGCGTCGGAAAGCTGATCCTGGTCGATCAGCAGAAGATCGAGGCGGCAAACATCGGGCGGCACCCGCTCGGCGTCAGATCAATCAATGGGCGCAAGGCCGTCGAACTCGCGCAACGCATCCGGACCGACCTTCCTCACATGCAAGTTGAGGCGCATTTTGCAGCTGTGCAGCGGCTGCTGCTGGAGAACGACGGGCTGCTCGGCGGCGTCGACCTGATAGTTTCGGCTTTGGGTGATTGGCCCAGCGAGTCGATGCTCGACGAATGGCACGTCGTTGGTGGCATGAAGTTCCCGGTCGTCTACGGCTGGACCGAGCCGCACGCGGTCGCCGGACATGCGGTTATCGTGTCTTCGGCCACGACGGGCCGGCTCCGCGACGGGGTGAATTCGACTGGTGAACCCTATTTGATGGCGGCGGAATGGGACCAGGAACCCCGCATGTATGAGCCGGCTTGCGGCGCTGCGTTCACGCCGTATGGCCCCGTAGAGCTCGGCTCCGTGATCACTCTCATTGGAAAAGCGGCGTTGGATTGCCTCCTTGGTGGGATCGGCGATGCCCGCGGTACTCACCGCATCTGGCTTGGAGACGGTGAGCAGCTCGCGGCTGCAGGCGGGCGTTGGAGCCCTGCAATTCAGCAGATTGCTCCGCATGCGCTTGAGGGCAACACGGTCGTGAAGCGCAAATGGGGGCAGCCTCTCGAAGCAGCGGTCCGCGCAGCGTGA
- a CDS encoding nucleotidyltransferase encodes MNVQTRFPTTDEAAKTLEALAEELEIPQYRYEQAETSYRSLGDWLNRSVSSIRQFDPQVHVQGSFGLGTAIPPISDDEHYDVDAVCEFRNLTKGQISQAELKRRLGQEIRSYAASQSMKNPVEERRRCWTLVYADGAQFHMDVTPGIPNAADQRSRLERIGLDAAFAGTAIAITDVDHPTYRMISQDWPRSNPRGYLDWFRSCMAKGREQGRSVALDSTEPMPDYKLRTPLQRAVMILKRHRDIAFADRFDERPISVILTTLAAHAYGGERKIADALFSILRGMDRYIVQRGGGEVLIANPSDRSENFADKWSKCPERKAAFYQWLAQARKDFEYVAVLSNEQLIAEHLAKGVGLGMADRAKKRATRGPGAPTILTGGLVRNEAQARSSAVQLHGDRRNA; translated from the coding sequence ATGAACGTCCAGACGCGTTTCCCCACCACCGACGAAGCCGCAAAAACTCTCGAAGCCCTCGCTGAGGAGCTTGAGATTCCGCAATATCGATACGAACAAGCCGAGACAAGTTACCGCTCCCTCGGTGATTGGCTCAACCGGTCTGTGTCGAGCATCCGCCAGTTCGATCCGCAGGTGCATGTCCAGGGATCGTTCGGGCTCGGGACGGCGATTCCGCCGATCAGCGATGACGAGCACTACGACGTGGACGCCGTCTGCGAATTTCGTAACCTGACCAAGGGCCAGATCAGCCAGGCGGAGCTGAAGCGTCGGCTTGGCCAGGAAATCCGGTCTTATGCCGCCAGCCAGAGCATGAAGAATCCGGTCGAGGAACGCCGCCGCTGTTGGACGCTGGTGTACGCGGATGGCGCGCAGTTCCACATGGACGTCACGCCGGGCATTCCGAATGCCGCCGACCAGCGGTCACGCTTGGAGAGAATTGGTCTCGATGCGGCTTTCGCCGGCACCGCGATCGCCATCACAGACGTCGATCATCCCACCTATAGGATGATCTCGCAGGACTGGCCGCGGTCTAACCCGAGGGGATATCTGGACTGGTTCCGTTCCTGCATGGCAAAGGGGCGCGAACAGGGCCGGAGTGTCGCTTTGGACAGCACCGAGCCCATGCCCGACTACAAGTTACGGACACCCCTGCAGCGCGCGGTAATGATTCTCAAGCGCCACCGTGACATCGCTTTCGCCGACCGTTTCGACGAGCGGCCGATCTCCGTAATCCTGACTACTCTGGCCGCCCACGCCTATGGCGGCGAGCGGAAGATCGCGGACGCACTATTCTCCATTCTCCGCGGGATGGACCGCTACATCGTGCAGCGGGGTGGTGGTGAGGTCCTGATCGCCAATCCGAGCGACCGGTCGGAGAACTTCGCCGACAAATGGAGCAAGTGCCCGGAGCGCAAGGCCGCCTTTTACCAGTGGCTCGCTCAGGCTCGGAAGGACTTCGAGTACGTAGCCGTGTTGTCCAACGAGCAGTTGATCGCCGAGCATCTGGCGAAGGGTGTCGGTCTCGGCATGGCCGATCGCGCGAAGAAGCGTGCCACACGTGGTCCCGGGGCGCCCACGATCCTGACCGGTGGACTGGTTCGCAACGAGGCGCAGGCCCGGAGCTCCGCCGTCCAGCTGCACGGGGATCGGCGGAATGCCTGA
- a CDS encoding SAVED domain-containing protein, translating to MSLVADIPETEAAPAARPKRKQIPTKIQNILWGRAAGRCQYRGCNHSLVGDQISGAANANKAYIGHIVADSADGPRGDPVRSPKLAHDVDNLMLVCDTHHRVFDREMVAEHPEEVLVAMKRRHEERIRIVTGIDEDFGSHVIRYAAKIGANESPVEKGAVKWSLLPDRYPLDDGWIDLDLVTLELRDEDPAYWPTHVKNLQTVFNEKVRGRMERQEIKRLAVFGLAPIPLLFELGRLISDIATAEVRQLLRDPKGWKWDRSTAPMQCVLARPGRIGGPVALKLEISAPIADERVTKVLGADVSVWSIAAADPHNDIVRRPDDVAAFAKLFRRTLDDIKLAHGEDATVHVFPAVPVSIAIEAGRSWQPKAHPSLSIYDQNQKLGGFALTHRLEHAR from the coding sequence ATGAGTTTGGTTGCAGACATCCCGGAGACTGAGGCCGCGCCCGCAGCGAGGCCGAAGCGCAAGCAGATTCCCACCAAGATCCAGAACATCTTGTGGGGTCGCGCCGCTGGCCGCTGTCAGTACAGGGGCTGCAACCATTCCCTCGTCGGCGACCAGATCTCCGGCGCCGCGAATGCGAACAAGGCCTACATCGGGCACATCGTCGCCGATTCGGCCGACGGGCCTCGCGGAGATCCGGTTCGGTCTCCCAAACTGGCGCATGACGTCGACAACCTCATGCTGGTCTGCGACACCCACCACCGCGTATTCGACCGCGAAATGGTCGCAGAGCACCCGGAGGAAGTGCTCGTCGCGATGAAGCGGCGCCACGAAGAGCGCATCCGGATCGTCACCGGCATCGACGAAGACTTCGGCAGCCACGTCATCCGCTACGCCGCCAAGATCGGTGCCAACGAGTCGCCCGTCGAGAAGGGTGCGGTCAAGTGGTCCCTGCTCCCCGACCGCTATCCGCTCGACGACGGTTGGATCGACCTCGACCTCGTCACGCTCGAACTCCGTGACGAGGATCCGGCCTACTGGCCGACCCACGTCAAGAACCTGCAGACCGTATTCAACGAGAAGGTCCGCGGCAGGATGGAGCGCCAGGAAATCAAGCGTCTCGCCGTGTTCGGGCTCGCGCCGATCCCGCTGCTGTTCGAGCTCGGCCGCCTAATCTCCGACATCGCCACCGCCGAGGTCCGCCAGTTGTTACGGGATCCAAAGGGCTGGAAGTGGGACAGGTCGACGGCACCGATGCAATGCGTGTTGGCTCGTCCGGGGCGGATCGGGGGTCCCGTCGCTCTCAAGTTGGAGATCAGCGCTCCCATCGCCGACGAACGGGTCACGAAAGTTCTCGGTGCCGACGTCTCCGTCTGGTCGATCGCCGCCGCCGACCCGCACAACGACATCGTGCGGCGCCCCGATGACGTCGCGGCGTTCGCCAAGCTGTTCCGGCGGACACTCGATGACATCAAGCTCGCCCACGGCGAGGACGCCACGGTGCACGTGTTTCCCGCCGTGCCGGTCTCGATCGCCATAGAGGCAGGTCGGTCATGGCAGCCGAAGGCCCACCCCTCACTCTCGATCTACGACCAGAACCAGAAGTTGGGCGGGTTTGCTCTCACCCATCGCCTCGAACACGCCCGCTGA